From the Deinococcus radiophilus genome, one window contains:
- a CDS encoding PTS mannitol transporter subunit IICBA, protein MTTPNQTNSGRDMVQRFGRFLSAMVMPNIGAFIAWGLITALFIPTGWLPNERLGEMVGPMITYLLPLLIAYMGGRLVADHRGGVIGAIAAMGVIAGTDIPMFIGAMIMGPLGGWIIKQFDAATAHRVPQGFEMLVNNFSAGIIGALLAILGYYAIGPVVESFSALISGGVQWLVTAGLLPLVSLFIEPGKILFLNNAINHGILTPLGTQQAAETGKSLYFLLEANPGPGLGVLLAYWVFAKGAIKSSAPGAAIIHFLGGIHEIYFPYVLMRPALILAVIAGGMAGIATLVALGGGLVSAASPGSIFAILALTPRDGFLANIAAVIVAAAVSFAVSALILRGATYTEDDLAAAQSGSREMKGGAPAPAAAGVAAGTGTAPTLTSDLSELSAQPVRKVVFACDAGMGSSAMGATGFRRKVQAAGLPIEVTNTSIENIPSDADIVVTQQNLTSRARTKQPGARHVSIDNFVGNPIYDRMIDELKTAAAGTGAAAVMPTAAPVQVVTVPAETSAAAPAQSVAAPTPTTPPSVPAPAPSGGVLRRENVQIGLASEGRDAAIRRAGEALVRSGYVNPNYVPAMLEREELVSTYIGNGVAIPHGVDAAKPAIKASGIVVHQYPQGVDFDGQTAYLVIGIAGQGNDHMEILSKIATVLEDEQTVMRLAQTTDADELYRTLSAG, encoded by the coding sequence ATGACCACCCCTAATCAAACCAACAGCGGCCGTGACATGGTGCAGCGCTTTGGACGCTTCCTGAGCGCCATGGTGATGCCCAACATCGGCGCGTTTATCGCCTGGGGCCTGATCACGGCCCTGTTTATCCCGACCGGCTGGCTGCCCAACGAACGCCTAGGCGAGATGGTCGGTCCCATGATCACCTATCTGCTGCCCCTCTTGATCGCTTATATGGGCGGACGGCTGGTGGCGGACCACCGCGGCGGCGTGATCGGTGCCATTGCCGCGATGGGTGTGATTGCCGGCACCGACATCCCGATGTTTATCGGGGCCATGATCATGGGACCGCTGGGCGGCTGGATCATCAAGCAGTTTGATGCGGCCACCGCCCACCGCGTGCCCCAGGGCTTCGAGATGCTGGTCAACAACTTCTCGGCGGGCATCATCGGTGCGTTGCTGGCCATTTTGGGCTACTACGCCATCGGCCCGGTGGTGGAAAGCTTCAGCGCCCTGATCTCAGGCGGCGTGCAGTGGCTGGTCACTGCCGGACTGCTACCGCTGGTGTCGCTGTTTATCGAACCCGGCAAGATTCTGTTTCTGAACAACGCCATCAACCACGGCATCCTGACCCCACTGGGCACCCAGCAGGCCGCCGAAACTGGTAAGTCGCTGTACTTCCTGCTGGAAGCCAACCCCGGCCCAGGCTTGGGCGTGCTGCTGGCGTACTGGGTCTTCGCCAAGGGAGCCATCAAGAGCTCAGCCCCCGGCGCGGCCATCATTCACTTTCTGGGCGGCATCCATGAGATCTACTTCCCCTATGTCCTGATGCGTCCGGCGCTGATCCTGGCCGTCATCGCCGGGGGAATGGCAGGCATCGCCACCCTGGTGGCCCTGGGCGGCGGTCTGGTTTCGGCCGCCTCACCCGGCAGCATCTTCGCCATCCTGGCACTGACGCCGCGTGACGGATTCCTTGCCAACATCGCTGCGGTCATCGTGGCCGCCGCCGTGTCGTTCGCCGTTTCAGCGCTGATTCTGCGCGGCGCCACCTACACCGAAGATGATCTGGCAGCGGCCCAAAGCGGTTCGCGCGAGATGAAGGGCGGCGCACCTGCCCCTGCTGCCGCTGGTGTGGCGGCTGGTACGGGCACGGCCCCGACGCTGACCTCCGACCTGAGTGAACTGTCGGCGCAACCTGTCCGCAAAGTGGTCTTCGCCTGTGACGCCGGTATGGGGTCCAGCGCGATGGGAGCCACCGGATTCCGGCGCAAGGTCCAGGCTGCCGGTCTGCCCATCGAAGTGACCAACACCTCTATCGAAAACATTCCCAGTGATGCCGACATCGTGGTCACCCAGCAGAACCTGACCAGCCGGGCCCGCACCAAGCAACCGGGCGCGCGTCATGTCTCGATTGACAACTTTGTGGGCAACCCGATTTATGACCGCATGATTGACGAGCTGAAAACAGCCGCCGCCGGAACTGGAGCAGCCGCTGTGATGCCTACCGCTGCTCCAGTCCAAGTGGTCACGGTGCCAGCGGAGACTTCAGCAGCGGCTCCAGCGCAGTCAGTTGCAGCGCCTACGCCAACCACTCCTCCTTCTGTACCTGCCCCTGCACCGTCTGGTGGTGTCCTGCGCCGCGAGAACGTCCAGATCGGCCTGGCCAGCGAAGGCCGGGACGCCGCCATCCGCCGCGCTGGCGAAGCGTTGGTCCGGAGCGGTTACGTGAATCCCAACTACGTCCCTGCCATGCTGGAGCGCGAGGAACTGGTCAGCACCTATATCGGCAACGGCGTGGCCATTCCGCACGGTGTGGACGCCGCCAAACCTGCCATCAAGGCCAGCGGTATCGTGGTGCATCAGTATCCGCAGGGCGTGGACTTTGACGGACAGACCGCTTATCTGGTCATCGGAATCGCCGGTCAGGGCAACGACCACATGGAGATTCTCTCCAAGATTGCCACCGTACTGGAAGATGAGCAGACGGTGATGCGCCTGGCCCAGACCACCGACGCGGACGAACTGTACCGCACCCTCAGCGCTGGCTAA
- a CDS encoding mannitol-1-phosphate 5-dehydrogenase, translated as MTRPNDSKTALHFGAGNIGRGFIGALLAHSGYRVVFADVNEQVIGALRERGEYDIHILDLEARTERVQGVTGVLSTGDETVPAIAGADLITTAVGPNVLKIIAPTLARGLEERAQAGAGPLNIIACENKVGASAFLRGQILPHLSGAGRAYLEQSVGFPNASVDRIVPPFEGEDVLDVGVEDFYEWYVEGPAFKGGIPQIEGMKVTDDLMAYVQRKLYTLNTGHAIAAYLGSLRGLGTVADAMGKPETAEQVREAMEQSGAALVQTHGFDAAEHAAYIERIEARFKNPHIHDEVTRVGREPVRKLGPQERLIGPARMARDLGLPAHALLRGAAAALHFRNAEDPQAQELQALIAEKGLAATVTQLTELPQGDELHTRILEGYAELQPA; from the coding sequence ATGACCAGACCGAACGACAGCAAAACGGCACTGCATTTCGGCGCAGGCAATATCGGGCGCGGATTTATCGGAGCACTGCTAGCCCACAGCGGTTACCGCGTGGTTTTTGCCGACGTCAACGAGCAGGTGATCGGGGCGCTGCGCGAGCGCGGCGAGTACGACATTCACATCCTGGACCTGGAGGCCCGCACCGAGCGGGTTCAGGGTGTGACCGGGGTGCTCTCCACTGGGGACGAGACCGTGCCAGCCATCGCCGGGGCCGACCTGATCACCACCGCAGTCGGTCCGAACGTACTCAAGATCATCGCCCCCACCCTGGCCCGTGGGCTGGAAGAGCGTGCCCAGGCAGGAGCGGGACCGCTGAACATCATCGCCTGCGAGAACAAGGTGGGCGCCAGCGCCTTTTTGCGGGGGCAGATTCTGCCGCATCTAAGCGGCGCGGGCCGCGCTTATCTGGAGCAGTCGGTGGGCTTTCCCAATGCCAGCGTGGACCGGATCGTGCCGCCGTTTGAGGGCGAAGACGTGCTGGACGTAGGTGTCGAGGACTTTTACGAGTGGTACGTGGAGGGACCGGCCTTCAAGGGAGGTATTCCCCAGATTGAGGGCATGAAAGTCACCGACGACCTGATGGCCTATGTGCAGCGCAAGCTGTACACCCTCAACACTGGGCACGCTATCGCCGCCTACCTGGGCTCGCTGCGCGGCTTAGGCACGGTGGCCGATGCGATGGGGAAACCTGAAACAGCTGAGCAGGTGCGGGAGGCAATGGAGCAAAGCGGCGCCGCGCTCGTGCAGACCCACGGCTTTGACGCAGCCGAGCACGCCGCCTATATCGAGCGGATTGAGGCCCGCTTCAAGAATCCCCATATCCACGACGAGGTGACGCGGGTAGGCCGCGAACCGGTCCGCAAACTGGGGCCGCAGGAGCGCCTGATTGGTCCAGCGCGGATGGCGCGTGACCTGGGACTGCCTGCCCATGCGCTGCTGCGCGGAGCCGCCGCCGCCTTGCACTTCCGCAATGCTGAAGACCCTCAGGCACAAGAATTGCAGGCACTCATTGCAGAGAAGGGCCTGGCCGCCACCGTCACCCAACTGACCGAGCTGCCCCAAGGTGACGAGCTGCACACCCGGATTCTGGAGGGGTATGCCGAGCTGCAACCGGCCTGA